One window of Vibrio sinaloensis genomic DNA carries:
- a CDS encoding ABC transporter substrate-binding protein: MKKDIKKSYLARSLALSFALAAISPTALADMVAAKKWMSEEFTPSTLSTEEQAQEMQWFIDAAKPFQGMEINVASETITTHEYEAKVLAQAFYEITGIKVNHDLIQEGDVVEKLQTQMQTGRNIYDGYINDSDLIGTHVRYGKVVPISDFIAGEGKSVTNPYLDLPDFIGLDFTTGPDGKIYQLPDQQFANLYWFRADWFEREDLKAKFKQEYGYELGVPLNWSAYEDIAEFFTDKVKTIDGEPVYGHMDYGKKDPSLGWRFTDSWFSMAGAGDKGIPNGLPVDEWGIRIEGCKPVGSDVARGGATNGPAAVYATTKYVDWLKKYAPPEAQGMTFGEAGPVPAQGSIAQQIFWYTAFTADMTKPGLPVVNEDGTPKWRMAPSPRGPYWEDGMKLGYQDAGSWTFLNSTPLERRQAAWLYAQFVVSKSVSLKKTLVGLTPIRESDINSQAMTDAAPKLGGLVEFYRSDARKQWTPTGTNVPDYPKLAQLWWQYVSEAASGEKTPQEALDGLAQAQDRVMQRLERSGAQGECGPQLNPKKDPEYWLSQPGAPKAKLANEKPQGKTIAYKDLIAQ; this comes from the coding sequence ATGAAAAAGGATATCAAAAAGTCTTACCTTGCTCGTAGCTTAGCCTTGAGCTTCGCTTTGGCTGCCATCTCACCAACTGCACTCGCCGATATGGTGGCAGCGAAAAAATGGATGAGTGAAGAGTTCACACCATCGACGCTTTCTACTGAAGAGCAAGCGCAAGAGATGCAATGGTTTATCGATGCTGCAAAACCTTTCCAAGGTATGGAGATCAATGTAGCTTCGGAGACGATCACCACCCATGAATATGAAGCTAAAGTCTTGGCTCAAGCGTTCTATGAGATCACCGGCATCAAGGTCAACCATGACTTGATTCAAGAAGGTGATGTGGTTGAGAAACTGCAAACTCAGATGCAGACTGGGCGTAATATTTACGATGGCTACATCAACGATTCTGACTTAATTGGTACCCATGTTCGTTACGGAAAAGTCGTACCTATTTCAGACTTTATCGCCGGTGAAGGGAAAAGCGTGACTAACCCTTACCTTGATCTGCCTGATTTTATCGGTTTGGACTTTACCACAGGTCCAGATGGCAAAATCTATCAATTGCCCGATCAGCAGTTTGCTAACTTGTACTGGTTCCGTGCCGACTGGTTTGAGCGCGAAGACCTTAAAGCGAAATTCAAGCAAGAGTACGGCTATGAACTTGGGGTTCCACTAAACTGGTCTGCGTATGAAGACATTGCTGAGTTCTTTACTGACAAAGTGAAAACCATTGATGGCGAGCCAGTTTACGGTCACATGGATTACGGTAAGAAAGATCCGTCTTTGGGTTGGCGCTTTACCGACTCTTGGTTCTCGATGGCAGGCGCTGGCGACAAGGGCATTCCCAATGGTCTACCGGTTGATGAGTGGGGCATTCGTATCGAAGGCTGTAAGCCGGTAGGTTCTGATGTTGCTCGCGGCGGCGCAACCAATGGTCCAGCCGCTGTGTATGCGACCACCAAATACGTAGATTGGCTTAAGAAGTATGCGCCACCAGAAGCTCAAGGTATGACCTTTGGTGAAGCAGGTCCAGTTCCGGCGCAAGGTTCTATCGCTCAGCAAATCTTCTGGTACACCGCCTTTACTGCTGATATGACCAAGCCAGGCCTACCTGTGGTTAATGAAGATGGCACGCCGAAATGGCGCATGGCTCCGTCACCACGCGGTCCATACTGGGAAGATGGCATGAAACTCGGCTATCAAGATGCAGGCTCTTGGACTTTCCTCAACAGCACGCCATTAGAGCGTCGTCAGGCAGCTTGGTTGTATGCTCAGTTTGTGGTTTCTAAGTCTGTCAGCTTGAAGAAGACTTTGGTTGGTCTGACCCCAATTCGTGAGTCGGATATCAACTCTCAAGCAATGACAGATGCAGCGCCGAAACTTGGCGGCTTGGTGGAGTTCTACCGCAGCGACGCTCGTAAGCAGTGGACCCCAACCGGGACCAATGTGCCAGATTACCCGAAATTGGCGCAGCTATGGTGGCAATACGTGTCTGAAGCCGCGAGTGGTGAGAAAACCCCTCAAGAGGCGCTGGATGGTTTAGCACAAGCACAAGACCGCGTAATGCAGCGTTTGGAACGCAGTGGTGCGCAAGGTGAGTGTGGACCGCAGCTCAATCCGAAGAAAGACCCTGAGTACTGGCTATCACAACCCGGTGCGCCAAAAGCGAAACTGGCGAATGAAAAACCACAAGGTAAAACCATCGCCTATAAAGATCTGATCGCTCAGTAA
- the recB gene encoding exodeoxyribonuclease V subunit beta, with the protein MTSAASVTPLDTMTFPLHGARLIEASAGTGKTFTIAGLYLRLLLGHGSEQSKHHRPLTVDQILVVTFTEAATAELRDRIRARIHAARLAFARGHSQDPVIQPLLEQVADHKHAADILLQAERQMDEAAVYTIHGFCQRMLTQNAFESGSRFNSEFVTDESQLKAQVVADYWRRNFYPLPHQLAGEVRRLWSSPAALLAEISRYLTGSPVRLSVAPMRGSLADLHQQNLHQINTLKASWREQQDDLLDLISGSDINKRSYSKKSLPVWLEAVNQWAATESVGYEYPEQLAKFAQSALNEKTPKGNPPQLPLFDQIDTFIAQPISLKAPLLAHAIHHCRALLAEAKQRKQWLSFDDLLTQLSAAIDSDESEQLAERIRTLYPVAMIDEFQDTDPLQYSIFSRIYLAHPQCGLFMIGDPKQAIYAFRGADIFTYIKARNQVSSHFTLGTNWRSSADMVAAVNQVFATPHSPFIYDQDIPFLPVQHSPKAEQRIWTMTGQKQPALTYWLQEADAKPLAKGEYLIAMAQATADHIHTILDAAQQAKAHFCSDKQQRPIQAGDIAVLVRTGSEGRLVKQALADQGIASVYLSNRDSVFSSPVAKDLQRLLQAVLTPENDRALRASLASEIFALDAGRLDTLNNDENEWEAAINEFKEYRKLWTQRGVLPMLRSVMSKRHIAERLLAEQGGERQLTDLMHIGELLQQASIELDSDHGLLRWLAQAISDAENGLGGNEDQIQRLESERNLVQIVTIHKSKGLEYDLVFLPFVFSYREAAEAKYYDADKDQTILDITAQKAALAAADKERLAEDLRLIYVALTRAVYGCFVGAAPLRNGRSSKEPTGVHLSAMGHLLQDGQQGGIADLSAALQVQAQGLDCVTVCPLPEAHQQPLIAIENQPPTLSAAELTQTIDRSWRMTSYSGLIKQGLQHHDGLTDLLHLDIDSSDDNDQPIDTEPQASIFTFPRGARPGTFLHTLFEEVEFTQPATSESNSALISKLLEDEQLDPDWLPILQQLVDTVLSTPLDGKQLRLKDKTAQQRLVEMEFMLPIEVLSAPALNRVIQRHDPLSAKAGDLGFHSVNGMLKGFIDLVFEHQGKYYILDWKSNHLGDEVSFYHGDALKAAMADHRYDLQYQIYALALHRFLRSRVVNYDYQRHFGGVYYLFLRGMDGESDHGIFVAKPSLALLTDMDRLIDGLPIEEKHNSAGQMELL; encoded by the coding sequence ATGACATCGGCGGCTTCTGTTACCCCCCTTGATACCATGACTTTTCCCCTGCATGGAGCGCGATTGATTGAAGCATCAGCAGGAACGGGGAAAACCTTTACCATTGCGGGGCTCTACCTCAGATTGTTATTGGGGCACGGCAGTGAGCAATCTAAGCATCATCGGCCATTGACCGTTGATCAGATCTTGGTGGTGACCTTTACCGAAGCGGCAACTGCGGAACTGCGAGACCGAATTCGAGCCCGGATTCACGCTGCGCGCTTGGCCTTTGCCCGCGGCCACAGCCAAGATCCTGTGATTCAACCGTTGCTTGAACAAGTGGCCGATCACAAACACGCGGCCGACATATTACTCCAAGCTGAGCGTCAGATGGATGAAGCGGCGGTGTATACCATCCATGGTTTTTGCCAACGGATGTTGACGCAAAACGCTTTCGAATCCGGCAGTCGATTCAACAGTGAATTTGTCACCGATGAAAGTCAGTTAAAAGCTCAAGTGGTGGCCGACTATTGGCGGCGCAATTTTTATCCGCTACCGCATCAGTTGGCTGGAGAAGTGCGACGATTATGGAGCTCGCCTGCCGCGTTGTTGGCGGAGATTTCGCGCTATTTGACCGGGTCGCCAGTTCGTTTATCGGTAGCGCCAATGAGGGGCAGCTTGGCCGATTTACATCAGCAAAACTTGCATCAAATTAATACGCTTAAAGCCAGTTGGCGTGAGCAGCAAGATGACCTTTTAGACTTGATCAGTGGCTCTGATATTAACAAACGCAGTTACAGCAAAAAATCGTTACCAGTATGGTTGGAAGCCGTTAATCAGTGGGCGGCGACGGAAAGTGTGGGTTATGAGTATCCTGAGCAGTTAGCCAAGTTCGCCCAGTCGGCGCTCAACGAGAAAACGCCTAAAGGCAATCCACCTCAATTGCCGTTGTTTGACCAAATTGATACGTTTATTGCCCAGCCGATAAGCCTTAAGGCGCCGCTTCTCGCTCATGCGATACACCATTGCCGCGCCTTGCTGGCTGAGGCGAAACAGCGTAAGCAATGGCTTTCTTTTGATGATCTGTTGACGCAGCTTTCAGCGGCGATCGACAGTGATGAAAGTGAACAGTTGGCCGAGCGGATCCGCACTTTGTATCCGGTGGCGATGATTGATGAGTTTCAAGATACCGATCCGCTGCAATACAGTATTTTTAGCCGCATTTACTTAGCGCACCCTCAATGTGGCTTGTTTATGATTGGTGACCCAAAGCAGGCGATTTACGCGTTTCGCGGCGCCGATATTTTTACCTACATTAAAGCGCGCAATCAGGTGAGCTCTCATTTCACGCTTGGCACTAACTGGCGCTCTAGTGCCGATATGGTGGCGGCGGTGAACCAAGTATTCGCGACGCCTCACAGCCCATTTATTTATGATCAAGATATTCCATTTTTGCCGGTGCAGCATAGCCCTAAGGCAGAGCAGCGCATTTGGACGATGACAGGCCAAAAACAACCCGCTTTAACTTACTGGTTGCAAGAAGCCGACGCCAAGCCGCTTGCCAAAGGCGAGTACCTAATCGCCATGGCCCAAGCCACCGCCGATCACATCCATACTATTTTGGATGCGGCGCAACAGGCTAAGGCGCACTTTTGCAGCGACAAGCAGCAGCGGCCGATCCAAGCGGGAGACATCGCAGTATTGGTGCGCACCGGAAGTGAGGGGCGGTTGGTGAAACAAGCATTGGCCGACCAAGGGATCGCCAGTGTCTATCTGTCAAACCGCGATAGCGTGTTTAGCTCGCCGGTGGCGAAAGATCTGCAGCGTCTCTTGCAAGCGGTGCTGACCCCAGAAAACGACCGAGCCCTGCGCGCAAGTCTCGCCTCTGAAATTTTTGCTTTAGATGCTGGTCGGCTAGATACCCTCAACAATGATGAAAATGAGTGGGAAGCGGCCATCAACGAGTTTAAGGAGTATCGCAAGCTGTGGACACAGCGCGGTGTGCTACCGATGCTGCGCAGTGTGATGAGTAAACGTCATATTGCTGAGCGGCTGCTCGCCGAGCAAGGGGGAGAGCGTCAGTTGACCGACCTGATGCATATTGGTGAATTGCTCCAGCAAGCCAGCATTGAACTCGACAGTGACCATGGCTTACTACGCTGGTTGGCGCAAGCCATCAGCGATGCTGAAAACGGACTTGGCGGCAACGAAGATCAAATTCAGCGTTTGGAGTCAGAACGCAATTTGGTGCAGATAGTGACTATCCACAAGTCAAAAGGCTTGGAGTACGATTTGGTCTTTTTGCCGTTTGTTTTCAGCTATCGAGAGGCTGCAGAAGCCAAATATTACGACGCGGATAAAGACCAAACTATTCTCGATATCACCGCACAAAAAGCGGCGTTGGCCGCCGCCGATAAAGAGCGTTTGGCAGAAGATTTACGTCTGATATATGTTGCTCTGACCCGCGCGGTGTATGGCTGTTTTGTTGGCGCTGCGCCGCTGCGAAATGGCCGCTCTAGCAAAGAACCAACAGGGGTTCATCTCAGCGCGATGGGTCATTTGTTGCAAGATGGTCAGCAAGGAGGGATCGCTGATTTGAGCGCGGCCCTACAAGTGCAAGCTCAGGGTTTGGATTGTGTTACCGTGTGCCCATTGCCTGAAGCTCATCAGCAGCCTTTGATAGCGATAGAGAATCAACCGCCGACACTGAGCGCCGCCGAGCTGACCCAAACAATAGACCGAAGTTGGCGCATGACCAGTTACTCAGGGCTAATTAAACAAGGCTTGCAACATCATGATGGCCTCACGGATTTACTGCATCTGGATATCGATTCCTCTGATGATAATGACCAGCCCATCGACACCGAGCCGCAAGCTTCAATCTTTACCTTTCCGCGCGGTGCACGTCCCGGGACGTTTTTGCACACGCTGTTCGAAGAAGTTGAGTTTACCCAGCCGGCAACCAGTGAGAGTAATAGTGCGCTGATCAGCAAGTTGCTTGAAGATGAGCAGCTTGACCCAGATTGGTTGCCTATCTTACAGCAACTGGTCGATACCGTGCTCAGCACACCGCTCGATGGCAAACAGTTGCGTCTTAAGGATAAAACCGCGCAGCAGCGTCTGGTTGAGATGGAATTTATGTTGCCGATTGAAGTGCTGTCTGCGCCTGCGCTCAATCGCGTGATTCAACGCCATGATCCTTTATCTGCGAAAGCGGGAGACTTAGGCTTTCATAGTGTCAATGGCATGCTGAAAGGCTTTATCGATTTAGTGTTCGAGCATCAGGGCAAATACTACATTTTGGATTGGAAATCGAACCATTTAGGTGATGAGGTGAGCTTCTATCATGGGGACGCGCTCAAAGCGGCGATGGCCGATCACCGTTACGACCTTCAATACCAAATCTATGCATTGGCACTGCACCGTTTTCTACGCAGCCGTGTGGTAAATTATGACTATCAGCGCCATTTTGGCGGCGTCTACTATCTGTTTTTACGGGGAATGGATGGCGAAAGTGATCACGGTATTTTTGTTGCGAAACCGAGTTTAGCGTTGTTAACCGATATGGATCGATTGATTGACGGTTTGCCGATCGAAGAGAAACACAATAGTGCTGGTCAGATGGAGCTGCTTTAA
- the recC gene encoding exodeoxyribonuclease V subunit gamma: MFTVYHSNQVDVLKSLLVELIRLNPLENPFEAEQILVQSPGMSQWLKMELAKEFGVAANIEFPLPATFIWNMFTEVLTEVPERSAFNKESMTWKLMQILPALLERDEFAPLKRYLADDNDQSKLYQLSEKIADIFDGYLVYRPEWIASWEAGQPVAELQDEHPWQPILWQALYDHTLALGQSPYHRANLYQHFIETLENYAATAQSEGFQHLPKRLFVFGITSLPPRYMDALKAIGEHIDVHLMFTNPCRYYWGEVRDRKFLARLAARHRQHLVWNQDHSELDGQSQQLKGSLEENVVDELHTDVVGNSLLASMGKLGRDNMYLLSQLDSHEIEAFVDIERDSLLHQLQADILNLEEHQDDSLLDSSAHKQLVDPGDRSLSLHVCHSPMREVEVLHDQLLAMFDADPSLKPRDIIVMVADINAYSPAIQAVFGNAPGERFIPYSISDRTADQESPILHAFMQLVDLPNTRCLASELLELLETPAILARFAISAEEFVLAKQWVEESGVRWGLNGDTCREFDLPENSHNTWQFGIERMLLGYAMPDTAGLFTTSHGQLAPYNQVQGLGADLAGKLAQFIQAISDYRQRLGETQSIDAWREVLTQLLDDFFLVELEGEAALKSIRDTLANLKQQLNDAAFEQSLAPAIVRQYLLDKLSGTRVSQRFLAGQVNFCTLMPMRSIPFRTVCLLGMNDGVYPRSMPPEGFDLMTGRTRPGDRSRRDDDRYLFLEALLSAQQTLYISYVGRSIQDNTERVPSVLVSELVEYCQQNYCLLGEQDKPSDESGDALVASLVTHHPMVPFSEQAFSGEHPSYAKEWLPAANRQGQQSGAFNRQLDDYLLDATFPLELDLVELQRFWRLPVQYFFNRRLKVTFEPPLPVMQDEEPFVLGGLESYQMRDALLNELLKQQQLGQQLQQVMEAFVEQQRAQGKLPVGAFGEIEFETNRVQAEQLLEKIGFVCQASLDDIEIKLTLTPFGADKPVLLTGWLTQVFQSGLVRFRSGQLRAQDYLAAWIDHLAMSAMGVSRPTHMIGYDRKEGAIHLIYPAIADRKQAVEWLTELVRLFYQGMTQPLAYFPKTALANIEAGFSRGHWADDEEKALKKMADTFNDGYLSPGEGNNVYIARIWPSWDQTLAEQVRHLSHLVIQTPRLMMQTSEEASQSL, translated from the coding sequence GTGTTTACTGTTTACCATTCCAACCAAGTCGATGTATTGAAATCCCTACTGGTTGAGTTGATTCGGCTCAATCCGCTGGAGAACCCGTTTGAAGCGGAGCAAATTTTAGTACAAAGCCCGGGTATGTCCCAGTGGCTTAAAATGGAATTGGCGAAAGAGTTTGGCGTGGCGGCCAATATTGAATTCCCGCTGCCAGCGACCTTCATCTGGAATATGTTTACCGAGGTATTGACCGAGGTGCCCGAACGCAGTGCATTCAACAAAGAGTCGATGACCTGGAAGTTGATGCAAATCTTGCCCGCGTTACTCGAGCGTGATGAATTTGCCCCACTGAAACGTTATCTCGCTGATGATAACGACCAGTCTAAGCTCTACCAGTTATCAGAAAAAATCGCCGATATCTTCGATGGCTATTTGGTGTATCGACCAGAGTGGATCGCAAGCTGGGAAGCAGGGCAACCGGTGGCCGAGTTACAAGACGAACATCCATGGCAGCCTATCCTGTGGCAAGCGCTGTACGACCATACTTTAGCGCTCGGCCAATCGCCCTATCATCGTGCCAATCTGTACCAGCACTTTATTGAGACGCTGGAAAATTACGCCGCCACAGCGCAAAGCGAAGGCTTTCAGCACTTGCCAAAACGTTTGTTTGTATTTGGTATTACCTCATTGCCTCCACGCTATATGGATGCATTAAAAGCGATTGGTGAGCACATCGATGTCCATTTGATGTTTACCAACCCTTGTCGTTATTACTGGGGCGAAGTGCGGGATAGAAAATTCCTGGCGCGTTTGGCTGCTAGGCATCGTCAGCACTTGGTGTGGAATCAAGACCACTCGGAGCTAGATGGTCAGAGCCAGCAGCTAAAGGGCAGCTTGGAAGAGAATGTGGTCGATGAACTGCATACCGATGTCGTTGGTAACAGCTTGCTTGCGTCTATGGGCAAACTCGGTCGAGATAACATGTATTTGCTATCGCAACTGGATAGCCACGAAATTGAAGCCTTCGTGGATATTGAGCGTGACTCCTTGCTGCATCAGTTGCAGGCCGACATTCTCAATCTAGAAGAGCATCAAGATGACAGCCTACTCGACAGCAGTGCGCACAAGCAACTGGTAGATCCGGGAGACAGGTCACTCAGCTTGCATGTGTGTCACAGTCCGATGCGCGAAGTGGAGGTGCTGCATGATCAGTTGCTGGCGATGTTTGATGCAGACCCGAGCCTAAAACCGCGCGATATCATAGTGATGGTGGCGGACATCAACGCCTATAGCCCGGCGATTCAGGCGGTATTTGGCAATGCTCCGGGTGAGCGTTTTATTCCGTATTCCATTTCTGATCGCACCGCCGATCAAGAGAGCCCAATCCTGCATGCCTTTATGCAGTTGGTCGATTTGCCTAACACTCGCTGTCTGGCTTCAGAGCTACTCGAGTTGCTAGAAACGCCGGCGATATTGGCCCGCTTTGCGATCAGCGCAGAGGAGTTTGTGCTCGCCAAGCAGTGGGTCGAAGAGTCTGGGGTTCGCTGGGGGCTCAATGGTGATACCTGCCGCGAGTTTGACCTGCCTGAGAACAGTCATAATACCTGGCAATTTGGCATCGAACGCATGTTGCTGGGTTACGCCATGCCAGACACGGCGGGTCTGTTTACCACTTCACATGGTCAACTGGCACCATACAATCAAGTACAAGGGCTGGGAGCCGATCTTGCTGGTAAACTAGCGCAGTTTATTCAAGCGATAAGCGATTATCGTCAGCGTCTCGGCGAAACCCAAAGCATTGATGCGTGGCGCGAAGTATTAACCCAATTGCTCGATGACTTTTTCTTGGTCGAGCTAGAGGGCGAGGCGGCATTAAAGTCGATCCGCGATACCTTGGCCAATCTCAAGCAGCAGTTGAACGATGCCGCGTTTGAGCAGTCGCTTGCTCCCGCCATTGTGCGCCAGTACTTGCTCGACAAGCTGTCTGGAACCCGAGTGAGTCAACGCTTTCTTGCCGGGCAAGTGAACTTCTGTACCCTAATGCCGATGCGCTCGATTCCGTTTCGAACTGTGTGCCTGCTGGGGATGAACGATGGCGTCTATCCTCGCTCTATGCCGCCAGAGGGATTCGATTTGATGACTGGTCGTACTCGACCGGGGGATCGCTCGCGTCGAGATGACGACCGTTACCTTTTTCTGGAAGCGCTGTTATCTGCGCAGCAGACGCTCTATATCAGTTATGTAGGCCGCTCGATTCAAGACAATACCGAACGGGTACCATCAGTGTTGGTGTCTGAGTTGGTCGAATACTGTCAGCAAAACTATTGTTTACTCGGAGAGCAAGACAAGCCGTCAGATGAGTCGGGCGATGCGCTGGTCGCAAGTCTGGTGACGCACCATCCCATGGTACCGTTCAGTGAGCAAGCCTTTAGCGGCGAGCACCCAAGTTATGCCAAAGAGTGGCTACCTGCGGCCAATCGTCAGGGGCAACAGAGTGGTGCTTTCAACCGTCAGCTGGATGACTATCTATTAGACGCAACTTTCCCGCTCGAGCTCGATTTGGTTGAATTGCAACGCTTTTGGCGCCTGCCCGTGCAATATTTCTTTAATCGCCGCCTCAAAGTGACGTTTGAGCCGCCACTGCCTGTGATGCAGGATGAAGAGCCTTTTGTGCTGGGCGGTCTGGAGAGCTATCAGATGCGTGATGCACTGCTCAATGAACTACTTAAACAGCAGCAGCTAGGGCAACAACTACAACAGGTGATGGAAGCGTTTGTTGAGCAGCAACGTGCGCAGGGAAAATTGCCGGTCGGCGCATTTGGCGAAATTGAGTTTGAGACTAATCGTGTACAAGCCGAACAGCTGCTGGAAAAGATTGGCTTTGTATGTCAAGCCAGCCTAGATGATATCGAAATCAAGCTCACGCTTACGCCGTTTGGCGCAGACAAGCCGGTGCTACTGACCGGTTGGTTAACCCAAGTATTCCAATCCGGTTTGGTCCGTTTTCGCAGCGGTCAATTGCGCGCCCAAGACTATCTCGCCGCTTGGATTGATCATCTCGCAATGTCGGCAATGGGCGTCAGTCGCCCGACCCATATGATTGGCTACGATCGCAAAGAGGGCGCGATACACTTGATCTATCCTGCCATCGCCGACCGCAAACAGGCGGTTGAATGGTTGACCGAGCTGGTTCGCTTGTTCTATCAAGGTATGACACAGCCGTTGGCTTATTTTCCTAAAACCGCGCTGGCTAATATCGAAGCGGGCTTTAGCCGTGGCCATTGGGCTGACGATGAAGAGAAGGCGCTGAAGAAAATGGCCGATACCTTTAACGATGGCTATCTGTCACCGGGAGAAGGGAACAACGTTTATATTGCCCGTATTTGGCCAAGTTGGGATCAGACATTGGCGGAGCAAGTGCGTCACTTAAGTCACTTAGTGATTCAGACACCAAGACTGATGATGCAAACCAGTGAAGAGGCGAGTCAGTCGTTATGA
- the recD gene encoding exodeoxyribonuclease V subunit alpha, with amino-acid sequence MDRLISTLEQLANKGLIRQLDYQFARFIERQADNPHLAFIAGVVSCELGKGHICLPLLDENGCAVDIAAKLGLFGEAASELNQQLLGVDWPALLHSSELVGSHGEPVPLMFDGERLYLHRYWHYEVVVAQRLNSFGSPMILSPPELHNLSQLLDHLFARSYRYLYEDIKKTFETGTSSPGLRQRMVCDHLDVVDEQNLDWPTIDQKLCSAKSSQELAALDDLVPLAACVNWQKVAAAVALTKRFAVISGGPGTGKTTTVTKLLAALIEQAQSQHSSPSIKLVAPTGKAAARLTESIGKAVEALPVSPELKARIPTEASTLHRLLGAIPNSAEFRHHRDNPLHLDILVVDEASMIDLPMMYKLVDALPKHARLILLGDKDQLASVEAGAVLGDICSFSSLGYSQAHASQLARLTGYDTLASSQQGPATIADSLCMLKKSYRFDARSGIGQLAQAVNSGSGAKVDTVWQRDFADIAKFPIDSQHYNQMIQTMVAEYRGYLQRLAQVQQRDGISETLAEQAKSALDLFAKCRLLCAIREGDFGVAGLNQRIERGLAARKLIQTQDELWYHGRPVMVTRNDHSLGLYNGDIGLCVYDPVQDKLKVFFELPDGSVKAVLPSRVPEHETAYAMTIHKSQGSEFDHTLMILPAEFTPLLTRELIYTGITRAKHKLTLFVDERLLKRGIKVRTERASGLIARLKDGR; translated from the coding sequence ATGGATAGATTGATTTCGACTCTTGAGCAACTGGCGAATAAAGGCCTGATTCGACAGCTAGATTATCAGTTTGCCCGTTTCATTGAACGGCAAGCAGACAATCCTCACCTAGCATTTATTGCTGGGGTCGTGAGCTGCGAATTGGGGAAAGGCCACATCTGTTTGCCGCTGCTTGATGAGAATGGCTGTGCGGTGGACATCGCCGCTAAGCTGGGGTTATTTGGCGAGGCGGCCAGTGAGTTGAACCAGCAGTTGTTGGGTGTGGATTGGCCAGCACTACTCCACAGCAGCGAACTGGTTGGCAGCCATGGTGAACCTGTCCCATTGATGTTTGATGGTGAACGTCTCTATTTGCATCGCTACTGGCACTATGAAGTGGTGGTTGCGCAGCGATTAAATAGCTTTGGGTCACCCATGATCCTTTCGCCGCCAGAGCTGCACAACTTGTCGCAACTCCTCGACCATCTTTTCGCGAGAAGCTATCGCTATCTCTATGAAGATATTAAAAAAACGTTCGAAACAGGAACGAGTTCGCCAGGGCTGAGACAGCGAATGGTTTGCGACCATCTAGACGTTGTCGACGAGCAAAACTTGGATTGGCCTACCATAGACCAAAAGCTCTGTTCAGCGAAGAGTAGCCAAGAGTTAGCCGCGTTGGATGACTTAGTGCCGCTCGCCGCCTGCGTTAACTGGCAAAAGGTCGCAGCGGCAGTCGCGTTGACTAAGCGCTTTGCGGTGATCTCTGGAGGGCCGGGTACTGGCAAAACCACAACGGTTACCAAATTGCTCGCGGCCCTTATTGAACAAGCGCAAAGCCAACATAGCTCACCCAGTATTAAACTGGTCGCGCCGACAGGAAAAGCGGCAGCGCGTCTGACCGAGTCGATAGGTAAAGCGGTAGAGGCGCTGCCAGTCAGTCCAGAGCTCAAAGCTCGCATCCCAACCGAGGCAAGCACCTTACACCGCTTGCTGGGAGCGATTCCTAATAGCGCAGAGTTTCGTCATCACCGAGATAACCCACTGCACTTGGATATCTTGGTGGTCGATGAGGCCTCAATGATCGATTTGCCTATGATGTACAAATTGGTCGACGCTCTGCCCAAACACGCGCGTTTGATCTTGCTCGGAGATAAAGACCAGCTGGCCTCAGTCGAGGCGGGAGCCGTGCTCGGTGATATTTGCTCGTTCAGCTCGCTGGGGTACAGCCAGGCTCACGCCAGCCAGCTAGCACGATTGACAGGCTATGATACGTTGGCCAGTAGTCAGCAAGGCCCGGCTACCATTGCCGATAGCTTGTGTATGCTGAAAAAGAGCTACCGCTTTGACGCTCGCTCGGGCATTGGTCAGTTGGCGCAAGCGGTCAACTCAGGGAGTGGCGCCAAAGTTGATACTGTTTGGCAACGCGACTTTGCTGACATCGCTAAGTTCCCCATCGATAGCCAGCACTACAATCAGATGATTCAAACTATGGTGGCGGAATATCGCGGCTATTTGCAGCGCTTAGCACAGGTTCAGCAGCGCGATGGAATCTCAGAAACCTTGGCAGAGCAGGCGAAATCAGCATTGGATCTGTTTGCAAAGTGTCGCCTGCTGTGTGCGATTCGCGAAGGAGATTTTGGTGTCGCTGGGCTTAACCAACGCATTGAGCGTGGGTTAGCGGCGCGTAAATTGATTCAAACCCAAGATGAGCTTTGGTATCACGGTCGACCAGTGATGGTTACTCGCAATGACCATAGTTTGGGTCTGTATAACGGTGATATCGGCTTATGTGTCTACGACCCAGTGCAAGACAAGCTGAAAGTGTTTTTTGAACTGCCTGACGGCAGTGTTAAGGCGGTTTTGCCTAGCCGAGTCCCCGAGCATGAAACGGCCTATGCCATGACCATTCACAAGTCGCAAGGCAGTGAGTTCGACCATACCTTGATGATCTTACCGGCAGAGTTTACCCCATTGCTAACCCGTGAGCTGATCTACACCGGGATTACTCGCGCTAAACACAAGCTGACGCTGTTTGTCGATGAGCGACTGTTAAAGCGAGGTATTAAGGTGCGTACGGAGAGGGCAAGTGGCTTGATAGCAAGGCTGAAAGATGGCAGATGA